From Apis cerana isolate GH-2021 linkage group LG10, AcerK_1.0, whole genome shotgun sequence, one genomic window encodes:
- the LOC107999516 gene encoding uncharacterized protein LOC107999516 isoform X2 gives MMSRYLGLILLVITTCAHGAKKCEGNDLGLKYVWGDALTDPADCIGPNNMQYPSAAISRSYKNLWTNSRIARSHQARTIDPELTRQALLHNYKITHGDYSMAESSRNGRGFSSRETCGSPARLCKTRYNTTAPMYGVSLTSGQPVTIVQKFPDLLQQVVFEVCESKECDVVHGECTQTYVPYLFLVIPLGPVTLTGQDYVLVESGCVCKPRNSASGMSEPPAVPSF, from the exons ATG ATGTCCAGGTACCTCGGTCTGATTCTGCTCGTTATTACGACGTGCGCCCACGGAGCCAAAAAATGCGAGGGAAATGATTTGGGCTTGAAATACGTATGGGGCGATGCGCTCACGGATCCAGCTGATTGTATAGGTCCAAATAACATGCAGTATCCGTC AGCCGCAATATCGAGAAGTTACAAGAATCTTTGGACGAACAGCCGAATTGCGAGATCTCATCAGGCACGAACGATCGATCCCGAATTAACGAGGCAGGCGCTATTGcacaattacaaaattactcATGGAGATTATTCGATGGCCGAATCCTCGCGGAATG GCAGAGGATTTTCCTCGAGGGAAACATGCGGTTCACCGGCTAGATTATGCAAAACGAGGTACAACACTACGGCACCTATGTACGGAGTCAGTTTAACCAGCGGCCAACCTGTGACAATCGTGCAAAAATTCCCTGATCTTTTGCAGCAAGTTGTATTCGAAGTTTGCGA ATCAAAAGAGTGCGATGTAGTCCACGGTGAGTGCACGCAGACATACGTGCCATACCTGTTCCTGGTGATTCCACTTGGACCGGTGACCTTGACCGGTCAAGATTACGTTCTGGTCGAGAGTGGTTGCGTGTGCAAGCCGAGAAATTCGGCGAGCGGCATGTCCGAGCCTCCGGCTGTTCCAAGCTTTTAA
- the LOC107999516 gene encoding uncharacterized protein LOC107999516 isoform X1, giving the protein MVFLMMSRYLGLILLVITTCAHGAKKCEGNDLGLKYVWGDALTDPADCIGPNNMQYPSAAISRSYKNLWTNSRIARSHQARTIDPELTRQALLHNYKITHGDYSMAESSRNGRGFSSRETCGSPARLCKTRYNTTAPMYGVSLTSGQPVTIVQKFPDLLQQVVFEVCESKECDVVHGECTQTYVPYLFLVIPLGPVTLTGQDYVLVESGCVCKPRNSASGMSEPPAVPSF; this is encoded by the exons ATGGTCTTCCTCATG ATGTCCAGGTACCTCGGTCTGATTCTGCTCGTTATTACGACGTGCGCCCACGGAGCCAAAAAATGCGAGGGAAATGATTTGGGCTTGAAATACGTATGGGGCGATGCGCTCACGGATCCAGCTGATTGTATAGGTCCAAATAACATGCAGTATCCGTC AGCCGCAATATCGAGAAGTTACAAGAATCTTTGGACGAACAGCCGAATTGCGAGATCTCATCAGGCACGAACGATCGATCCCGAATTAACGAGGCAGGCGCTATTGcacaattacaaaattactcATGGAGATTATTCGATGGCCGAATCCTCGCGGAATG GCAGAGGATTTTCCTCGAGGGAAACATGCGGTTCACCGGCTAGATTATGCAAAACGAGGTACAACACTACGGCACCTATGTACGGAGTCAGTTTAACCAGCGGCCAACCTGTGACAATCGTGCAAAAATTCCCTGATCTTTTGCAGCAAGTTGTATTCGAAGTTTGCGA ATCAAAAGAGTGCGATGTAGTCCACGGTGAGTGCACGCAGACATACGTGCCATACCTGTTCCTGGTGATTCCACTTGGACCGGTGACCTTGACCGGTCAAGATTACGTTCTGGTCGAGAGTGGTTGCGTGTGCAAGCCGAGAAATTCGGCGAGCGGCATGTCCGAGCCTCCGGCTGTTCCAAGCTTTTAA